A part of Arachis hypogaea cultivar Tifrunner chromosome 12, arahy.Tifrunner.gnm2.J5K5, whole genome shotgun sequence genomic DNA contains:
- the LOC140176729 gene encoding uncharacterized protein — MISTQDEDVVEIEEIEEEDEAHAVVEDEDPEPRSEVPREEQVLEEVAQPILFPTLARKTRKRVELDPKMVEMFKKVEVTIPLFDVIHQVPKYAKFLKDLCMNKDRIYEFETIPLGSSISALMGAIPEKCGDPGPCLVSCTINGVQFVNCMCDLGACISIMPLSVYHILKFPPLKRSAARFVLADKSIITVMGIAEDVLVNIKGLVFPIDFHILEMPPSEFERTSSILLGRPFLRTSRFKLDVYSGTYSFEIDRRVVSFSLDEAMRHPPENHSIFRCDLIDNVVAEVHCANIEEKIEESSVGNPHECEENIIPDPNQLEVQMPSQEPHLELKPLPPHLKYAYLDEAHKFPVIVARELTPQQEEKLLNVLRRNKRAIGWSLADLVGISTQVCEHRIFLEEGARPVRQPQRRLNPTILEVVKKEMVTWGIFKSTLL; from the exons ATGATAAGTACTCAAGATGAGGATGTGgttgagatagaagaaattgaagaggagGATGAAGCACATGCGGTAGTTGAAGATGAAGACCCTGAACCAAGGAGTGAAGTCCCTAGAGAGGagcaagtcttggaggaagtggcTCAACCAATTCTATTTCCTACATTGGCAAGAAAGACTAGGAAGCGTGTAGAACTTGACCCTAAAATGGTGGAAATGtttaagaaagttgaggtaactatCCCTCTCTTTGATGTTATCCATCAagtgcctaaatatgcaaagtttcttaaggatttgtgtatGAACAAAGATAGAATCTATGAATTTGAAACTattccattggggagttctatttcggcTTTGATGGGAGCAATACCGGAAAAGTGTGGTGATCCAGGCCCTTGCTTAGTCTCTTGTACCATAAATGGAGTTCAATTCGTCAATTGTATGTGCGACCTTGGTGCATGCATTAGCATTATGCCTCTTTCTGTTTATCATATATTGAAGTTCCCACCGTTGAAGCGGTCAGCGGCTAGGTTTGTCTTGGCGGACAAGAGCATAATAACTGTGATGGGGattgcggaagatgtattggtaaACATAAAGGGTTTGGTATTTCCAATTGATTTTCATATCCTTGAGATGCCACCTAGTGAATTCGAaaggacatcatctatcctacttgggagGCCATTCTTGAGGACCTCTAGGTTCAAATTGGATGTATATTcgggaacttattcttttgaaattgACAGAAGAGTTGTTAGCTTTAGTCTTGATGAGGCCATGAGACACCCACCGGAGAATCATTCCATATTCCGGTGTGACTTAATTGACAACGTTGTGGCCGAAGTGCATTGTGCAAATATTGAAGAGAAGATTGAAGAATCAAGTGTGGGGAACCCCCATGAATGTGAAGAGAATATCATACCCGATCCGAATCAACTGGAAGTTCAAATGCCAAGTCAAGAACCACATTtagagttgaaaccactaccgCCCCATCTGAAATATGCCTATCTTGATGAAGCTCACAAATTCCCGGTAAttgttgcaagggaactcactcctcaacaagaagagaagttactTAATGTTTTGAGGAGGAACAAAAGAGCAAtaggatggagcttggcggatttAGTGGGCATAAGCACCCAAGTGTGTGAGCACCGGATCTTCTTAGAAGAAGGAGCTAGACCCGTTCGACAACCTCAAAGGCGATTAAATCCCACCAttctagaggttgtcaagaaggag atggttacttGGGGTATTTTCAAATCCACATTGCTttag